The Burkholderia mallei ATCC 23344 genome has a window encoding:
- a CDS encoding carbohydrate ABC transporter permease, whose amino-acid sequence MFNHGKTSLPWLFLGPPLALMAVLGLVPTIAAINLALKNRVLRYADSDYVGLRNFVRLASDRRFLNAIEVSALWEAVTVAGAVAVGIVLAVFLFERVHGRWRHAAALILIMPVLLPRVSAAFIWKFMYAPLTGILGWLLGALGMTNVAWLADPRLALAAVALVDVWQWGLFFCVVVLKLLETLPPEPLEAARLDYASTWQVYAYIALPMLKAPIMSLVFIKMVESLRSFDLIYVMTKGGPGIATETLDMYAYAQGIGLSGKVSYASSMAVLMMVATTLVFTFIWKRVDKWDD is encoded by the coding sequence ATGTTCAATCATGGCAAGACGAGCCTGCCGTGGCTCTTCCTCGGCCCGCCGCTCGCGCTGATGGCGGTGCTCGGCCTCGTGCCGACGATCGCCGCGATCAACCTCGCGCTGAAAAATCGCGTGCTGCGCTACGCGGACAGCGATTACGTCGGCCTGCGCAACTTCGTGCGGCTCGCATCCGACCGGCGCTTCCTGAACGCGATCGAAGTCTCGGCGCTGTGGGAAGCGGTCACGGTGGCGGGCGCGGTGGCCGTCGGCATCGTGCTCGCCGTGTTCCTGTTCGAGCGCGTGCATGGCCGCTGGCGCCACGCCGCGGCGCTGATCCTGATCATGCCGGTGCTGCTGCCGCGCGTGTCGGCCGCGTTCATCTGGAAGTTCATGTACGCGCCGCTCACGGGCATCCTCGGCTGGCTGCTCGGCGCGCTCGGCATGACGAACGTCGCATGGCTCGCCGATCCGCGCCTCGCGCTCGCCGCAGTCGCGCTCGTCGACGTCTGGCAATGGGGCCTCTTCTTCTGCGTCGTCGTGCTGAAGCTGCTGGAGACGCTGCCGCCCGAGCCGCTCGAAGCGGCGCGGCTCGACTACGCGTCGACGTGGCAGGTCTATGCGTACATCGCGCTGCCGATGCTCAAGGCGCCGATCATGAGCCTCGTGTTCATCAAGATGGTCGAATCGCTGCGCTCGTTCGATCTCATCTACGTGATGACCAAAGGCGGCCCCGGCATCGCGACCGAGACGCTCGACATGTATGCGTACGCGCAAGGCATCGGGCTGTCGGGCAAGGTGTCGTACGCGTCGAGCATGGCGGTGCTGATGATGGTCGCGACGACGCTCGTGTTCACGTTCATCTGGAAGCGGGTCGACAAATGGGACGACTGA